Within the Flavobacteriales bacterium genome, the region AGAAATAACTTTTCAGGAAAATCATTTACTATAAATTATGAGAGTAAAACCATATTGAACAAGTTTTATTGTAGATCACTTTAATGAGTTTTGGGCAATACTCTACAACAATTGAACAAAGAACACTGTTCCTATATAAAGTGCTCTTTATTCACTATATATCTCATGCAAATTCTTCAAAGAAATAAATTTACAACACATCCTCCTCTTCTCTTTTCATTTAAAGGAGAAGACAGTAGCTTAGAGCAAATATCCTTTTATGGAATCAACCACACAAAAAGATTTATTAAGAAATTCGCTATCTCTTTTGCTGTAATAGCAGTTAGTTATGAAATATACTCTTTCACTAAACCTTCGAACCAACCCACACCTATGGAAAACGAAATAAAAAATACATCTGCCATTATTAAAATTAGACCTCTAAATTTCACGTGGGAAACTCTTGACCCTTTTATTTTCTGTGTGCATCACGAAGACTTTTATCCAGAAGGCAATGAGAACATGGGGCCTAAACCAGGCACTGCAGGAAGGAATCTAGGACAAGATTTTGGCAATAAATATTGGAATATGTACCACGGACATACCGTTCCGGGATTTCCAGCACATCCTCATTGTGGGTTCGAAACCATTACGATAGTTAGAAAAGGAGTTGTAGATCACATGGATTCTGCAGGCGGACAAGGTAGGTTTGGAAATGGAGATGTACAATGGGTTACTGCCGGTGGTGGTATTCAACACTCCGAAATGTTCCCGCTTATAAACCTAAATGACGTAAATACCATGGAGCTTTTTCAAATCTGGCTCAATCTACCAAGTGGAAAAAAAGATGCGGATCCTAATTACCTTATGTTTTGGGGAGAAGATATTCCTTTTGTTTCTTCGGAAAACGAAAAGGGCGCAAAGGCAGAAATTAAGATAATTGCAGGCGAGTTAGATGGATTAAAAGGCCTAACCCCTCCCCCAAACTCCTGGGCCGCAGATCCAAACAATGGATTAGCAATTCTTAATATTAAAATGGAGCCTAACGCCACAACAACAATTCCCAAATCCCTTACAGGACTTAATCGAACAATTTATTTCTTTAGTGGAAAAAGCATTCTTGTAAATGGCGAAATGGTTGAAAGATATGTTGCTGTAGATGTTAAATCGGACGAAGAAATTAAAATCGAAAATTCGGACAACACTCCTAGCGAAATTCTTCTTTTACAAGGCAGACCTATCAACGAACCTATTATTCAAAATGGTCCTTTCGTTGCAATTAGCAACGAGAAAATGGACGAAGCCGTAAAGAAATTTCAAAATGGAGGGTTTGGCGAATGGCCTACTG harbors:
- a CDS encoding pirin family protein yields the protein MENEIKNTSAIIKIRPLNFTWETLDPFIFCVHHEDFYPEGNENMGPKPGTAGRNLGQDFGNKYWNMYHGHTVPGFPAHPHCGFETITIVRKGVVDHMDSAGGQGRFGNGDVQWVTAGGGIQHSEMFPLINLNDVNTMELFQIWLNLPSGKKDADPNYLMFWGEDIPFVSSENEKGAKAEIKIIAGELDGLKGLTPPPNSWAADPNNGLAILNIKMEPNATTTIPKSLTGLNRTIYFFSGKSILVNGEMVERYVAVDVKSDEEIKIENSDNTPSEILLLQGRPINEPIIQNGPFVAISNEKMDEAVKKFQNGGFGEWPTDRNDPTHAKEQSRFAKYPDGTLVFPPSQN